Part of the Methylomonas rapida genome is shown below.
CACAGACTCTTTGGCAAGAGTTTCGGGGCGAGTCGTTTGGAGTTTGAAATCTGTCGCCATGGAAAAAACAGACCGTCATGAATACAGGGCAGATAGTACTCTGAAATCGCCGTTGGTACTAACGATAACGATCATGAAGCCGGAACATGGAAAGCGCCCTTTTTGGGAGTAACGCTTTGTGGCGGCGAAGCGGTTGATTTAGCGTTTGTGATTTCGCCATTTCGGAATTTACCGAAGTGGCGAAATGCGCAGCTTGCCTGCCGAGGCAGGCATTGTAGGATCTAAGCCCTTCCCGGCGCGGGAATGGAAAGGATGGTAGGGGTTATTCAGATGATCTGGACGCGCGTTTGCGCTCGTTTTCAGTCAAGAGTTTCTTGCGCAGACGTATCGACTGCGGCGTGACTTCGACCAGTTCGTCTTCGTCGATGAACTCCAGCGCCTGCTCCAGGCTCATCTTGATCGGTGGCGTCAACAGAATATTCTCGTCGGAGCCGGCGGCGCGGATGTTGGTCAATTGCTTGGCTTTGGTCGGGTTGACCACCAGGTCGTTGTCGCGCGAGTGGATGCCTACGATCATGCCTTCGTAAACTTCGGTGGCATGTTCGATGAACAGGCGGCCGCGTTCCTGCAAGTTGAACAGAGCATAGCCAAGCGCCTTGCCTTGTACCATCGACACCAGCACGCCGTTGATGCGGCTGCCGACATTGCCTTTTTTCATCGGGCCGTAATGGTCGAACACATGGTAGAACAGGCCAGAACCCGAAGTGGCGGTCAAGAACTCGGTCTGAAAGCCGATCAGCCCGCGCGACGGTACCATGTATTCCAGGCGGGTGCGGCCTTTGCCATCCGGCACCATGTTCAGCAAATCGCCTTTACGCTCGCCGAGTTTTTCCATGATCGCGCCCTGGTGTTCGTCTTCCAGTTCAATGGTGACCATCTCGAACGGTTCGTGCAGTTCGCCATCGACTTCCTTCAAAATCACTTCTGGCCGGGATACGCCCAGTTCGTAACCCTCGCGGCGCATGTTTTCGATCAGGATAGACAAATGCAGTTCGCCACGGCCGGAGACCTTGAATTTGTCCGGGTCTTCGGTGTCTTCGACGCGCAAGGCGACATTGTGCTGCAATTCCTTGTTTAAACGGTCGCGTATCTGCCTTGACGTGACGAATTTGCCTTCCTTGCCGGCAAAAGGTGAAGTGTTGACCTGAAAGGTCATGCTGACGGTCGGTTCGTCCACTTTCAAGGGTGGCAAGGCTTCGACGGCGTCTTGCTGGCACAGCGTGTCTGAAATTTCCAGTTTGTCGATGCCGGTGAAGGCGATGATGTCGCCGGCCTGCGCTTGTGGCACCTCGATACGTTCCAGGCCCTTGAAGCCGAAGATTTGCAGCATGCGGCCATTGCGGGTGGCGCCTTCGCGATTAATCAAGGTCAGCGGCTGGTTGGTTTTGACCGTCCCGCGCTGGATGCGGCCAATGCCGATCACGCCAACATAGCTGTTGTAATCCAGACTGATGACCTGCATCTGGAATGGGCCGTCCAGATCGACTTTGGGCGGATGAACTTTTTCGACGATGGTTTCGAACAACGGCGTCATGTCACCGCCATCGACGGTACTTTCCAGGCCGGCATAGCCTTTCAGCGCCGAGGCGTAGACGATAGGGAAATCCAGTTGTTCGTCGGTGGCGCCGAGGCGGTCGAACAAGTCAAAGGTTTGGTCGATCACCCAGTCCGGACGTGCGCCGGGACGGTCGATTTTGTTGATGACCACAATCGGGTGCAGGCCCAGCGCAAAGGCCTTTTGCGTAACGAAACGGGTCTGCGGCATCGGGCCGTCCACGGCATCGACTAGCAACAGTACGCAGTCGACCATCGACAGCACGCGCTCGACTTCACCGCCGAAATCGGCGTGGCCCGGGGTGTCG
Proteins encoded:
- the typA gene encoding translational GTPase TypA, giving the protein MIEKLRNIAIIAHVDHGKTTLVDQLLQQSGTFDAHEKVDERVMDSNALEKERGITILAKNTAIDWNGYHINIVDTPGHADFGGEVERVLSMVDCVLLLVDAVDGPMPQTRFVTQKAFALGLHPIVVINKIDRPGARPDWVIDQTFDLFDRLGATDEQLDFPIVYASALKGYAGLESTVDGGDMTPLFETIVEKVHPPKVDLDGPFQMQVISLDYNSYVGVIGIGRIQRGTVKTNQPLTLINREGATRNGRMLQIFGFKGLERIEVPQAQAGDIIAFTGIDKLEISDTLCQQDAVEALPPLKVDEPTVSMTFQVNTSPFAGKEGKFVTSRQIRDRLNKELQHNVALRVEDTEDPDKFKVSGRGELHLSILIENMRREGYELGVSRPEVILKEVDGELHEPFEMVTIELEDEHQGAIMEKLGERKGDLLNMVPDGKGRTRLEYMVPSRGLIGFQTEFLTATSGSGLFYHVFDHYGPMKKGNVGSRINGVLVSMVQGKALGYALFNLQERGRLFIEHATEVYEGMIVGIHSRDNDLVVNPTKAKQLTNIRAAGSDENILLTPPIKMSLEQALEFIDEDELVEVTPQSIRLRKKLLTENERKRASRSSE